The window gttCGGCTCTCGATGTGCTTAAATGCCGCTTAAATCGCCTTGCCGATTCATTTTGTCGTACGGGTGCCGTGAGCGATAATAGAAATAACCCGCTTCGCGCAACAATCCATTGACATGGACAAGGCAATGCAATGCAGCTTGTTATAATAACGGCTATAATTGCTTCGCTTCGCTTGCAACACCTTGCCAAGATAGGGCAACTGGTTCACGGTCGCCCGTTGCTTCGCTGTGCCGATCGAAGATTCACGAttcatttctctttttctttcagagACGCGTTGGAGGGATTTAATGTCGTCTCGCACGAGCGAGACCACACGATATCTCGCGCTtcctttttatcatttaatgtaaaatctgTATTTTCAATAAACGGTATCACAAATTCTCTAATGTGTctgtgtaaattttaattcttattatcatatcaattaataaaatacaggTTTCCGAAAATAACCaagtaaatgaataaaaagaataagcagttataattttttctattccttttgcttttcaaaattttatatcaataattatgtctttcaatattaaatactatttgCAAAGTAATTTAacgaaagatataaatgtgaaaaattaacattaaatcttaagttgtttattattaaaaatattatcacttttaaattttgaaagatatattctttattaaactCACAAAATAGAGGTACACTATCacgtattgtaaaattattttaaaacgtgATAATTGTTTAAGGGAAATTACGCAAAGTAAACGTTCGACGACCGATGCATCTGTGATCGGCAACGACCATCGGCACAATAAAGCACACCGCTGCTTTAAGAAGTCCAGGAATTCGTTTGAGCCTAACTAAAGCGATGGTCGCTTTTGTTCTTTTGCATTGCTTTGAGCCTATAAAACATTGTCCTCATCGGTCACTGAGTACAGTAACCCACGGGCATTGCATTTTGTTACTTCGCTTGTTGTAATTTccatagtaattaaaaattctgtttaACAGAGTGTGACGCTGAAAAAGTTATCATTTTTACGGGACGAGAAAATACTTCAAAGTGAAAGTGTTTTACGTGGTTTCGCTGAGAGAGCATACTTCAATGTTTATACGGCGTACTTTACTGACCATTTGcgataaaaagtacaaaacgtaaaaataattattatataaactacaaatttctacaatttttgcCACGTGATAGAGTTGATTagttgataaaaatttctcttttcgcGACTTAATAcagttgtaaaaataattcgctCTTGAACAcacacaataatttatttattaaatattctaccAACGGCATTGATTAAAGAggatatttctaattaatttccaaCGAAGCCATGAACGCCATTAAGAAACGACTGCAAACGCTAAAGCTCGAGAAAGATCTCGCGATGGACAAGGCTGATCTGTGCGATCAGCAGGCGAAGGAGGCAAATCGGAGGGAAGAAAAATTGAGAGATGAGGTTCGCGAACTGGCGAAAAAGTTGGTGCAAATGGAGCATGATCTGGAAGTAAATAAGGCTCAACTGGTAGAATCAAATAGGAATCTCGAGATAAAGGAGAGGATTTACATCGTGGTGAGTGAATTGGACGAAATGTATCACGCGTGTTCACAATTCGATCTACCTTtacgtaatttataaaattgcagaCGCAGTCGGAATTGGCGGTGCTGAATAGAAAAATGCAGCAGTGCATGCAGAATTTAGAAAAGTCGGAGGAGCGACGTTTGTCGGCTCAAGTGAAGCTCGCGCAAGCCATGGAAACTGCTGAAGACGCGAAGCGGTATAAATATTCGTGTTTCTAtgtcacatatatatttttttataagctctgtgtgtaaaatttttaaaattatcacacgTATAGCtgacatataattttataataataactgtcGTACAAAAGCTTTTAAAGCTGTAaagattaaacttttattaatatcgtcgttttttttttgtgaaagaTTTTATGAGCTGAtcgtaaaattattcttacttAGCATCTGCAAAGTCCTGGAGAATAGAAGCAAGCAGGATGAGGAGAGGATGGACCAACTGATGGCGCAATTGAAGGAAGCTAGGCTCATCGCTGAAGACGCTGATACGAAATCCGATGAGATTTCGAGAAAATTAGCGTTCGTCGAGGACGAGCTCGAAGCCGCGGAAGAAAGAGTTAAATCGAGCGAGGCGTACGCgattttctaaatatagagACTGCGTTCTTTTCGGGCTGAACCCTTTTCTCGCTTCTCTATTTTTGGTTTAAACGGAAATAACGTATCTTATTTTTGAGAacgttttacattaaaatttcttttctatatatattctacatactttattcatttattaagtTGTTTGTAAAagcttttcttaattatttaaatttcttaattattaaaagagcTTATGTTTGACGTAAGATGTTATGTTTCAGGAAAATTCTTGAAAGAGAAGACGAGTTATTTATCATTGGCAATATATTCAAGTCCTTGGAGGTGTCCGAAGAGAAAGTAGACATTTCTTTATGCTAACaagtttatatcttttttatatgttcaaaaattaagattataaaaaaaaactgtttattgcAGGCTAACCAAAGAGTGGAGGAATTTAAGACGCAGCTGAAGGAATTGAAAGTGAAACTGAAAGCTGCTGAAAAGCGTGCCATAACCGCCGAGAAAACTGTCAAGATATTTACGAAGGAGCTGGATAAGAGGGAAGGTAATAATCTGTATgctgtatgttatatatatatatgcacctttcatagatttaaaattttcaagctCGTCGAAAAGCGATAATcgattgttataaataaattatcgttAGATTCACGTTTCAGATTATCTGcggaaagaaaaggaaaaatacaaatacatcTGCGACGATCTGGATTCCACGTTTTCGGAGCTCACGGGATATTGAACTTCGCAGGTCGCACTGTTCGATTGTATCATTCTAATCGAGAGATTTGCCTTGCGCACaagaacataaattatatactctCGCGTTTATCGGAATGTCTCGTGAGGTTCACCCAGAAAATTGACCCTATGTTACTTTACAcgatatcaatttatttaattttcgattCTACGATCGACACAATGCATCGAAATGCCGTACCACagatttaatacatttttaaatttaatcgacAATTTTCATTGTAATCGTACAACCTCCGATCGCAGAACGGAGAAAGAATTTGCGAGCCTCCTCTCATTTCACGGAGCTCTCTTTCTTTGCGACGACTCTTGCACAATCTCGCGCCACGATTGGACCGTCCGCGCCTTAAGTATAAGCTTTTCCACTCTCTACAACGACGCAATTAATTCGTAGCTACAGTAACAATTGTCCATTTGATTTGTTCGCTCGCCTCCTCCATCCTTTACGTAGATGTAACAATTAAGGTATATACTCTCCGAGCTGCACGGATTATATCGCATACGATGACGGGgatggggggaggggggatgCACCGAGTTGTGTCACTGCATCATCCTTCGAGGACCATTGTAATTATCCGCGGTATACAAATGTGAAAACCGATCAAAAGTACCTTACCGTGATCTTAAAGTATCAAATTGCAATCGGATAAAATAGCAGGCGAGATTCTGCCCGCAAATCCAAATTAGCTTCGCTTCGACAAGTTGTGCgcagtaaaaaaattcgttGATCAGACTTGTTCGCGATCGTTGATTAGTCGTCCTTACCCGCGATGGGAATGAAGAGAACTGGTCCCTGAaaggtttttctttttttttttttttttttcagcaagATAGATGACAGAACTCGGTCGGTCCATGACGCaagaaaaatgtacaaaaatcgTATCGGCGAAAAGTCGTAACCGCGGCAACCGCGTCCAAGAGCAAGACGGCGAAATCGCACTTCGTCCCCTTCGAAGATTGCTCTATCGAATTTAATCGAACACTACGAGTTTGATTGACGTGCTTCccttattatatacattaacgTACGCGTCCGCGCATATCTCCACACGCACGCGTCCCGATGCCCGTGTAGTcaaacatattgtatattCTACATACGTATTATCTATCGGCCTCGTCTTCGTAGTGTCGCGCACTACTTTTCTTCCTCGTAACCTAAATCGGCAGTTAATTGCCTCGCAATAAATCCGAAATTCTAAGCGTCGCTTTAACATTACGGACATGACTAGAATTTCTTAATTTCCCCTCCTAGACTTCTCTACTTCGTCAGGTCAAAGTTACCGTTGTCGACATGTCGTGTACATAACAGTAGTGTACAATAAATTCGGGAGTAGCTTCCTTCGCGCTGAAATAAAGTGGAAGTACGTACGCCATCACAGAGGTATCCGAATGCAAAGCATCCGTACTTAACTATGTGTAGAGTGACGTTTATCGGCGTGAAAAATGGGAAAGGCCGAAAGGTTTGTCCTTTGTGTTAAAAACGTCACTGTGATCTCggtaaaagttacaaaaaactgcgtgtttcttttctttcgttCCGGAATGTACAAAATGATTTCAGTTTTTGACCCCTCGGGGGTCAAATCGCGGAAGGTGGTCTGCGGAATGGCAGTGTCGTGGACATATTCATCGTACGTATTGGAAGCTCGCGGCGCAGCAGGATGCGCGCGTAATCAATTAAATCTAatggcaatttttttttcttttcgcagTACTTTCGAGTTCAGTCTGAAAAGGAGAGTTTCGCTGGTACGACTTATTGCATATTATAGTAGTGAGATTGGTCGCGTCGGATCACGAAGTCTCGAAGGTGCACGACATTACAAGAGAGAGATTTGAAGAAGCGGAGAGCCCGAGTTCGCGGCTCTCCCCTCAAGCGCCCCGAAattgtctttctttctctcttttttttttttatatagagcGAAAAACAATCAGCCTCGTACTCGATCCCTCCGATCGATTAACGCGCTCCGCGTGCAGGAAAACGTTCTACATAGAAGTCTTAGGTTTAATAACGGACTTAAAGTAATCAACGGTACTATACTCGTACgtatataaactttacaaTGCAACAGAGCCCAACCGTTCAACGATccgtcatttttttttctcttagaGGACTCGGAAGTCCGGTCTCTTCTCCTTTCCGTTCTCATCCCAAATATTCGTAATAACACGCGCGCACCGAACACAGAACGAGCATAATTTTCAGAATGGCGAGAGCTTCGCGAGCTGCTTCATATATTTATGGAAGGCGAGAAGGgagatcttattaaatattgcgtCAATAATGTGAACGAAATCTAGACAccggaaaataaaattatagcaataaataaaattaaaatgatcaGATATAAATagcgatatattaatataacaagcaaataaaataatagacaaATAATTAGTGACTTTCTATATCATTTCAGATGAATGAATAAACGAATGAAAATCTTACAGCCTTACTTGCAAGatgtattcttatatatatatatcataatatatagaatatattataaatttatgttatatatgtatattatgataataaaaattctcggAAGAATTAAACGAGCCGATGAAATTGATATAAGTGAAAGGGAATTATTTTTCGGGTGGAAGCAGATGCAGCCTGCCATCTCTCTTGTTCATGATACGCGAGGTACTCTCCCGTGCTCTGTTCGTACGATTAAGTCTTTGGTCTCGAATTGGATCGCCCGCCGGCGAAGCGACTCGCAGCGGTCTGAGCAAATTGTCGTTTTGGCACGCACACGTATACACGCGATTCGACGACATCATCATCCACGCATCCTCGGACTCGGACTCACTCATACGCCTCACGCACTCTGCACGCACGTGTATTATCTCGCGTCGCGTCGTAGACAAGGAAGAGGAGAAGCACGTTATGTACTTAAAGATACTTTCGACTAGCTCTCTCTCGATCAGCGAGGACACACGTTTATAGAAGAACAGTTTACAGGGTGTCGCGTTTTGTCACAAGTATATATCGCTGGATATTGTAAAAAGTGGCGTCTCGaacgtaaaactttttttactttgtaaaaattgaattataataatgtaatttatgataaaaagtTTGAGGGGTTAGATTTTTCGCGTGGCAAGAAATGGTCTTCTTTTATTCGATTCTATGTGCACACGCATACCATGCGCTCTTCTATACCTGCTTATCCTCATTGTCTCGATCTTCTCCGCGAACTTTATTTATGCACGCCTCTCCCTCGATCGTCAATTAACGAGAgatgtaattatttacttatcgTCGACAGCAGGTGTGGCAGTCGAATGGGCCCTACGAATGGCCACGAGGAAATTTCTCGAAGAGAAGAGATCAATTTACCTACAATCTTTGGCCCACGGGGGTTAAGAGAAAAGGGGGAGCTACCGTGGGAGGGGGTGGGCGACAACCTGGGGGGAGGGGGCAGATTAGACGGCGATGGAATAATCCGAGGAGGGATTATTCTGAGTGCTTGGCCGCGACCACAGAGAGCTCCGCAGCCCCAGTTTCAGCTTCTTCAGGGAGTCGATGTCGCACTCGGCCTCGCTGAGTTCCGGCCGGTCGCCGTTCCCCGGCACAACCGCCCCCTGATTGCCGCCGACAAACGCGGTCTCCGCGACCGAGATCGGCGGCAGTAGCGTGCGTAGAGAGCTCCTGCTGGGAACATGCCATCTTACGAGACAGCCAAAAGAAACAGTTTACTAGAGGATGTTGCGAATGAGTATTTTGCGGTAAGGGATCAATCAAGCGATCAAATAAAACGTGTGCGCCTCTAAAAGTGGaattgattataaattgtaCTTTAGTCGTTACCTTGATCGCCCCCTTCGTGGCAGTGACTTCTGCTCGGACATGGGAGAAATGTCCGAAGACGTGCTCGACGTGCCGTGATAGATAAAGTCCGAGACCGCGCGAACTGAAATGAAGAACATTCAGAGATTAGAGAATGCCGACGAGCCGAacgttttaataaacatcAAGTCGTAACTATGTTTTCGTactatgttttaattttccagCGTCCAGTTGATTCGACGACTCCGTGCGCGAGCTGATCAGTTGATCCGGGTCAGACTCGCTCTCGTCGCTCTCGACATCGCCTGGGGTTTGCTGCTTTCTCTGCTGTCGCCTTCTCGACGAGACGCTCTTCATGCTCTGCGCAGATTGGAtctttgtgtgtgtatatgtgcgtGCAAGatttatagcaaatttgttttaattttcgtATTGATAcggattattaattaacaatttatacaaattaagtattatatacatgtatatataatatttaatatatataatatacaatgtgCACTAGTACTTAAATTTAGGTAGTTTTTATACGCATCCtctttagataaaaaaatatatctttttatgtttataaaaatttttctatattagtaatttttctatatcaaGTCAAAATTcttatgatttatataataatactttggagtgaataattaaagtaaaaggaGGAAATGATGTataccgccgccgccggtggAGGGCTCGCGCACCCTTCGGTCATGGCGTGCTCGTGATACATGAAGCTGTGCAGAAGAGTGTTGTTCGGGTGGAGACCGGCCGCCGTGGCCTCCGCCGCGCCTCCCAGTCCGCCCAATGCGCCCAACCCTGCCAGGCTTCCCCCGCCACCCTCCGAAAGCTGGAACGTAGCGTACGGCGAAATGTCCTCCGCTGTCTCTGTAACCCATTAGAGGCATTGCCTACCTTTCAAATCGCGTCGGGCTAACTGTCTCAGTCGTCTATCCGTTTCGATTTTTGCATTCACGTGCGAAATATCAGATAGAATgttagatagaaaaaaaatgttcaatcTACATTAATTGATTCTGTGCTTTAAAAGCGTGCgctttaaatgttatttgtttaaGTTTCATTTCTCTTGTAAGTCTTACATTATTATGAGCGGCGCTAAAGCAGCCGTCTTGTACCTGCGCAACAGTAATTAATGCCAAACAGTACCAAACCTGATGGTTGTCCATATCGTAACAAAGGTTCACCTGGAATCTTGTCGGGCCCCGCACCCGTATTCGCCGCTTGTTGCAATGCCACCTTATGTATCGTGGCATAATAACGTTCCCGCTGCGTTTCTGCATTCTGTTGATTTTCCTGCGACTCCTTCATCGGTCGTTGCAGCTGACCTCCCAAGTATCCTGGTAAACGCATTCTTTCGTTAACTCTCTCAATTTTattggaatattaaaaaaatattgaaagataTTCGACAAGCCATTTCGTTTCTaggtgaaaatttttcttagaaatttttatataatttttcatattgaagacttttgataaaatatttaaaatttctttgtaagtttttttttttaaattatagcattagaaatatcagaaaatacgaaaatttctagaaaagattctttttcatatatgttcatatttttcagattttataaattttctttagaaattACAGAATGAGAatttcttacaattagaatattattatccGAATTcacataaaagattaaaaaccgggagaaacggagagagacgggtagagacgagtagagacggggagagaccgggagagacggggagagacggggagagacgagtagagacggggagagaccgggagagacggggagagacggggagagacgagtagagacggggagagaccgggagagacgggaagagaccgggagagacgaggagaaacggggagagacgggagagaccgggagagacggggagagaccaggagagaccgggagaggcgaagaatgtttctattgtgaaataaaaaaaattcggtttttttaattgaaaattatttcaaagttttaataaaataagatttatattacattataataaaaatacaaaacaataaatagaaacaaattaattgagTACAGTGCCAaaggcaataaataaataaagtaagttagaagtacgtgaataaatgaatattagatttattaaagatagataaatgcttattcaaaaataaaataaaaagagcaacagtaaagcaaggctcttgaaagttaaacaacaaaagcaaagaaaatttgaaaaaaacgtagcataagaatagagagccacagcaacgcgtggcagggcatagctagtagtatataaatagaaaaattaacgatCAAAAGTATTTCagacaaaagaaaaatctgAGAGACGATAATCAAATGAACTCACTGTTCTTCCAGCGTAAGGCGACGATCACCGCTGCGGCGACCAACGCGATAGTAGCAATGAGGAACGGCAATATCACCTTAATATCTGTGTAAAACGGCATGGCCGACGTCATCCCGCGCTTCGACAGCCCTGGCGGTGGTATTTCTGCAAAGTTACAGGAACACAGTGCTTTTGGATATAAAcctttaaattaagttttatcgGACGGCGCAAATGCATCTTCAATCACCGATCACCAGCTTCCGATGAAAGTTGCGCTATATTTAGTTTTCATGCATCGACTTGATCTATCTTCAAACTTACCACCCTCCTTCGTCAACGTGACAAATGTGAATTCGGCCTGATTGCTGCCGGCCACGTTGTGAGCTTCGACTTTGAGCTGGTAGACCGAGCTGGGCGTTAAATTCGTTACGACGAATCGTCGTTGCATCTTGATATTATTCGACACTAGAGTCCAATGAAACTCATTTATTGGCCTGTACTGtataacgaaatattttatcggaCAACCGTTATCGGGCCAGACGTGTAATCGCAGCACCAGAGTGGTGGAATTAGGGCTGAGGAAGGCGGCTGCCGGTGGGATTCCCGGGGCTTGACCCTGAGTTCGAACTGAGAGCACCGGCGACGACGGACTGCTGCCGATTTTATTATGCGACGTTAGATACAACTGATACGTGTTGCCGCACAGGAGTccctgataaaaaaaattacaattgtatttTCTTCGTATGTCTATT of the Monomorium pharaonis isolate MP-MQ-018 chromosome 11, ASM1337386v2, whole genome shotgun sequence genome contains:
- the LOC105834000 gene encoding tropomyosin-2 — encoded protein: MNAIKKRLQTLKLEKDLAMDKADLCDQQAKEANRREEKLRDEVRELAKKLVQMEHDLEVNKAQLVESNRNLEIKERIYIVTQSELAVLNRKMQQCMQNLEKSEERRLSAQVKLAQAMETAEDAKRICKVLENRSKQDEERMDQLMAQLKEARLIAEDADTKSDEISRKLAFVEDELEAAEERVKSSEAKILEREDELFIIGNIFKSLEVSEEKANQRVEEFKTQLKELKVKLKAAEKRAITAEKTVKIFTKELDKREDYLRKEKEKYKYICDDLDSTFSELTGY